In Oryza sativa Japonica Group chromosome 1, ASM3414082v1, the genomic stretch ACCAATTATCCTCAAGAGACCAAGCTATCAGCatgcacacacaaaaaaaagccACAAGAGATAATTCGGTCTCTTACCCTTCTGCTCTTCAGGTGGTAGAAATCTATAAGATCATCTGGTTGAGCGTGAGAGATCTGTGCCTTTGCCTTCATCTCCTCTGTCTCCCGGAACTGCTTCTCAGCAAGCATCTTTGCAAAGCTCTGCCTACATGACTGTAACCAGACCTtcctgacatcatcaccagtaTTGCAAAGCAACCTCACACAAAGCACTATCCTGTCATATGAATCATTATCAATTGGGTGTGGAAGGTAAGATGATTGTCCCAGCTGCAGAATGGATGTCATGACCAGCAAAGCCCCAGTACAAGCCTTGTTCACTTCAACCATTGAGGGCTGAACCTCCTCCAGCCTCAATACAAGTTTGGTCAAGGTACAGGAAATAACGGCAGCCAAGAAGAAATCGCCTGACAGAATGAGTGATCTGAGATTCAGGGTCGATGATAATGACCCAGGAGCAACTGATGGAGTAGAAATGGCCTCAGTGGCAGCACTCTGTGTGGCATAAGTGCCGTCTGCAAGAACAACAGGCCGCCTAGAAGACACGGTAACAGAGTTCACCACTGGTTGTGCTGGCTTGGCTGAGTCAGTTGCCTCCCCTTCCTCAGATACTGTATAGAACGGTACATCGCCAAGGCATTGCTTAATGGTGGAGATAGCATTCTCAACCTCTGATAAGGAGAGAGAGTACTCCCCAAGGATCCACAAAGCACACGAGCACACACGGGATGCCCGGATCTGATAGAATGTATCAATCAATCTCTGGATCATGGACACACGCAGCTTGGGATTAGTCTCAATGATCTCACGCACGAACAACACAACATcaactgcagcagcaacattAGTGTCACCAAGGAAATCCATGAGTAGGTGCACCACTGACCCAGCCACCTCTGGATACTCCACAGCACAGGCATGGATCGCCTGCACCAGCATCTGGCGGTATTCACCACTCTTCTCAAGTTCCCCTGCCTGCGTCTTGACCACCTCCTTCTTGAGGTACAGAACAACCTCCTCCACATTACGAGCGGTGAGCAGATCGAGCACCAAATCCAGCACCTTCCTCTTAACATCCAAGTTGGGACTGGCGAGTGCACGCAGCACGTCCATCACTACATCCACCATCACATCACGGTGCGAGGTGCGCAGCTCATTCAGGCGGTCCAGGACAATGAGCTTCACATTGTTGTCGCTCTGTGACGACAGCAGCTCGCAGTACGTGTTTGCGGCAGCGCGCACGGCAGTGGGCGCCGAGGAGAGCGACACGAGCGCACCAGCGCACTCATAGACAACAGCGGTGCTGGGGGATGACAAAAGGGCGATGATGATCTTGATATACCTTCCCTTGTCGGCGCGGTTCGGGGAGCGGCAGACCTTGCGGATGAGATCGACGGCGGCCATCTGCAGGAGGTCGGGCCACTCGGCGACGCGGTCGGCGTTGGAGAGCAGGTACGCGACGGCGCGCTCCTGCGCGCAGGTGCAGAGCATGAGGAACGCGTTCCGGCGCGCGGAGGCGTCCTGCTCCGAGGCGAGCGCGCGCTCCACGAGCTCGGGCGCGTCGGGGACGAGCTGGTCGCCGTGCGGGAGGCGGTAGATGGAGGAGATCGCGGAGAGCGCGTGGCGCCTGATGAAGTGGTGGCGGTGGTCGAGGTTCTCGAGGATGGAGGGCACGAGCGGCTCGAGCACCTCGGGCTCGGAGAGGCGGCAGAGGAAGCGGAGGGTGACGCCGCGGATGTACTCGTTGGGGTGGTGGAGGTTGTTGCGGAGGTTCTGGCAGATGAGGATCATCTCCGGGAGGCCCCTGCCGGCGGCGTCGCGCTTGTCGATGATCTCGAGGTAGAGGAGGAGCAGCTTCTGGATGGTGTGGTCCTCGGAGGGGAGGACGTAGCGGACGACGGTGATGAAGAGGGTGGGGAGGGTCTCGCCGTTGAGGAGGAGCATGACGGCGCGCTTCATGGCGTCCACCTTGGCGGCCACGTCGCTGCCCTCGAGATCCGCCTTGATCTcaccggccatggcggcggagcCCTTGTCGAAGTGGACCAGCAGCGTGCTCGGCTTCTCCATGGCGCCGGATCTGgccacgccgcccgccggcgacggcggcggcggcggctggatctggacagcggaggaggagggggggttGGATCGGGATCTGAGGGGTGGGTGGAAGGAGTGGTGGGACGGATGGAAGACTAAAGAGGCCTTGGTGTTGCTTCGGTTTTAAGGATTTGATGCGCGTTTGTTGGGCGAGAATTTAGGCTTGAAATCCGCCTATAGATGGGCTGGGATGGGCCGGGGTTGACTAACTCCGCGGTGGGTGAAGCCCAGCTTTTGCTGCCGTTTTTGGAGTGTGGAGAGCAATGGTGCACGGCCCATTTATAGCCCGTTAGTATGATAGCAGATGATTTGTTGCAATAAGTTTACTTTAGGGccctcaaaaaatttgtgccTAATCTAAAATTCGTCCATGAACTGAAATTTCAGGTATAGCTCAAACCCCAACTCACAGTACTATGTCAACTTTGGTCTCTTAGGTAGTATAGTGATCGGTTTTGGTTGACGTGATGAGTGGGAGCCATGTGAGCCCTACATGTTAGTGGCAACtcgtctccctctctctctctttcctcggGGACACCGGGAGCGGAGGCTAGCGGCTTCGCTGAAGCCTTTCACAGTGCTCCTATATGGAGCGTTACCTCCTTATGCCAGCTAGGAGACGTGTTAAGCCGGACCGCGTCCTTCGTGAGCCGTTCGCCCCCCCTATAAGGAGACGCGATTCTTCGCTCGTGCGAGAGGCTAGCAGAGGCTATCGGCTTCGCTGATAGCGCGGTACTCGGGCTAGGTGGTGTAGGCACTAcacgagctctcgaggaggttTTTTCTGACCGACCCGGCCATGCTAAGCCACCCCATTGTTTGCACCTTCATGGGCCTTGCCTCACTCAGGGTACCCCGCTAGGGAGGTGCTTGGCAGCTCGGGCGTAGTACGAGGCTTTTCCAGCGCGCGGACACCGACCGCACTGCCGTGTCCGGGGTGCGGGAGGTTGTGTGGGGCCAGCGAAAGCACCAGGTCGCAGTCCTCAACTACCACCGTGACGGGGAGCCGCATTGGGTTCAGAAAGCACCGTCTTTTTTCTCGTTGTGTTGCTCGGTTCAGAACATGTATCCTTGCGTTTACTCAATCTCTGAAGTCCCTCTTGAGCTTTTTCATGTTATTGGCTTGGATTAATGGAGGATTTGAATTCGGAGCGTGTATACATTCGATTCGGAGGGAGGGGAGTTTTAATGATTGCTTGATTCGAGATGTGGGATTTGACTTTAGAATAGCAGTCTCTTCTATTTTTCTAGTTTGTTCTTGAAACAGTCCTGACAATTTCAGTTTGTAGCTAACAGCGAGGTTAATAACATAGCCAACTATCGGCTGCAATAGATGGACATATCATCTGGAGTAAACATTATAGCCAACTAATACAATAAACATATTATACTTACTGcaacacaaatattttttttgttttatgggCCCACCATCCCTCTATTCCCTTTCTTGCTCCCATCCTTCCCTTTCAGCTTTTTTCTTCCCGGTTAGGATGAGGCAGTGTCCCAGGCTCCCAGCCAACGCATGCATGCGGCCGGAGGCGAGGGAGATGACGGCAGCTGCGGcggacaccggcggcggcgacggcgacggaagCCACGGAGAACGCgggcgaaggtggcggccgCGGAGGACGAGGGCCACAAACGCGGGAGAGGGCCGGCAACCGCGGGAGAAGGGGTGGGATGGGCgcaggagacggcgacggctgtGGTGGCCGGGGACGGCGGCCGCTGCAGGCGCGGACGAGGTGGCAGGACGGGCGCGTTAGAGGACagcggggcgcgggcgcgcggcggatGTGGGCGAGGACAGCGGGGCGCGGCGGATGCGGGCAAGACGACGGGATGGACGCTGGCAACGACGGCAGCCGCTAAGGATGAGGACAACGGTCGCGGCGTGGCGGATgcgagcgacgacggcggaagGATGCGGGCAAGGATGGCAGCCACGGCGCAGCGGATGTGCGCGAGGACGACGACAGCCGCtgaggacgaggacggcggctgCAGGGTGGCGGATGCGGACGAGGACAGCGACCGCGGTGCGGCGGAtgcgggcgacgacggcgggatgGACGCGGGCGACGAAGGTTGTCGCGGGAGGACGAGGACGGGCTAACGGTGACAACGTCGGAGAAGGGCGAGGACGACTGGCTGACTGTCGTGGCcgcggaggaagaggacgacGCGCGGGAGGACGGTTTCATCGCTGCGGGCCCCACGACCTCGGGC encodes the following:
- the LOC4326915 gene encoding coatomer subunit beta-2; this translates as MEKPSTLLVHFDKGSAAMAGEIKADLEGSDVAAKVDAMKRAVMLLLNGETLPTLFITVVRYVLPSEDHTIQKLLLLYLEIIDKRDAAGRGLPEMILICQNLRNNLHHPNEYIRGVTLRFLCRLSEPEVLEPLVPSILENLDHRHHFIRRHALSAISSIYRLPHGDQLVPDAPELVERALASEQDASARRNAFLMLCTCAQERAVAYLLSNADRVAEWPDLLQMAAVDLIRKVCRSPNRADKGRYIKIIIALLSSPSTAVVYECAGALVSLSSAPTAVRAAANTYCELLSSQSDNNVKLIVLDRLNELRTSHRDVMVDVVMDVLRALASPNLDVKRKVLDLVLDLLTARNVEEVVLYLKKEVVKTQAGELEKSGEYRQMLVQAIHACAVEYPEVAGSVVHLLMDFLGDTNVAAAVDVVLFVREIIETNPKLRVSMIQRLIDTFYQIRASRVCSCALWILGEYSLSLSEVENAISTIKQCLGDVPFYTVSEEGEATDSAKPAQPVVNSVTVSSRRPVVLADGTYATQSAATEAISTPSVAPGSLSSTLNLRSLILSGDFFLAAVISCTLTKLVLRLEEVQPSMVEVNKACTGALLVMTSILQLGQSSYLPHPIDNDSYDRIVLCVRLLCNTGDDVRKVWLQSCRQSFAKMLAEKQFRETEEMKAKAQISHAQPDDLIDFYHLKSRRGMSQLELEDEVQDDLKAATGGFTKDAYDANRLNRILQLTGFSDPVYAEAYVTVHHYDIVLDVTIINRTKETLQNLCLELATMGDLKLVDRPQNYTLAPESSKQIRANIKVSSTETGVIFGNIVYETSNVMERSVVVLNDIHIDIMDYISPATCADVTFRNMWAEFEWENKVAVNTVIQNEKEFLDHIIKSTNMKCLTPPSALDGECGFLAANLYAKSVFGEDALVNISIEKQFDGKLSGYIRIRSKTQGIALSLGDKITLKQKGGS